Below is a window of Rhizobium tumorigenes DNA.
GTCATGGGATCAGCTTCCGAAATTGCCGATGAACTGGCGGAACGCCGGCGAGCCGCCGCCGCCGAACATCTCTTCCGGGCTGCCGGAACTGTCGATCAGCCCTTCGCGCATGAAGACGACGCGGTTGGAGACGTTGCGGGCAAAGCTCATTTCGTGGGTGACGACCAGCATGGTCATGCCCTCTTCTGCCAGCGCCCGCATGACGCGCAGCACCTCGCCGACCAGTTCCGGATCCAGCGCCGAGGTTGGTTCGTCGAACAGCATCACCTTCGGCTTCATCGCCAGCGCCCGGGCAATCGCCGCGCGCTGCTGCTGGCCGCCGGAGAGATGGGCCGGGTAGGCGTGGCGCTTGTCCGCAATGCCGACCTTCTCGAGCAGCGCTTCGGCGTCGGCGACGGCTTCCGCACGAGGCCGCTTCAGCACGTGGATCGGGCCTTCTATGACATTCTGCAGGATGGTCATGTGGGACCAGAGATTGAACGACTGGAACACCATGCCGAGTTCCGAGCGGATATGGTCGACCTGGCGGTTGCTCTCCGGCTTGCTCCGCCCGTTCTTGTGGATCATGCGGATCTGCTCGCCATCCACCCAGATCTCGCCGTCATTGGCGACTTCGAGCAGGTTGATGCAGCGAAGGAATGTCGACTTGCCGGAGCCGGAGGCGCCGAGCAGGGATATGACGTCGCCATCCTCGGCATCCAGCGAGATGCCGCGCAGCACCTCGTGGGTGCCGAAGCTCTTGCGGATATTGCGGACCGAAAGTCGGTTGACGCGGGCCATGGTCGCTCCAGTTCAGACTGCGTTACGCCTTCAAAGCCTGCGGCGCTGCGCGGCGATGGCGGGAGAGGCGATATTCGAGCAAGCCAAAGGCCTGCAGGATGATGAAATTCAGGACGAGATAGATGACGGCGGCGCAGAGAAATACCTCCATCGTCCGGTAGGTGTGCGAGATCAGCCGCTGGGCGACGCCGGTTACCTCCCAGACGGTGACGAGGCTTGCGAGCGCCGTCGACTTCAACATCAGCACGATCTCGGTCGAATAGGCAGGCAGCGCATGGCGGAAGGCAATGGGCGCCAGGATGCGGCGGACCAGCAGGAAGCCGGACATGCCGATCGAGCGGGCCGCCTCGATCTCCTTCGGCGAAACGGCGCGGATACCGCCGCGAAAGATTTCGGCCGTGTAGCCGGCCGTGCAGAGCGCCAGCGACAGCACGGCGCAGACAAAGGGCTCGCGCAGCAGCGGCCAGAGAAACGAGTAGCGGATGATGCCGAACTGGCCGAGGCCGTAAAAGATCAGGAACATCTGGATCAGCAGCGGCGAGCCGCGAAACACGAAAATATAGGCCTTGGCGAAGCCCGACAGGATCGGATTGCCGCCGGTGCGCATCCAGACGAGCCCCAGCGCCAGCAGGCCTCCTAGGGTGATCGACGTGATGAACAGGGCCAGCGTCATCGGCAGGGCGGCGAGCAGCGTAGCCATGGTCGATGACAGGAAGGCGATATCCATGATCAGGCCTTCCCCATTGTTGCCGACGGCATGCTGCGGTTGGCGCGACGTTCGGCGCGGTTGAAAACCTGGTCCGAAAGGCTGGTCAGGATCAGGTAGAGGCACCCGCCGGCGATAAAGAACAGGAAATAATGCCGCGTCGAGCCGGCGGCCACCTGGCTGGTGCGCATCAGTTCGGCAAGCCCGGTAACAGAGATCAGGGCTGAATCCTTGAGGCTCAGCTGCCAGACATTGCCGAGGCCGGGGATGGCAAGCCTGAGCACCTGCGGCAGGATGATCCGGCGGAAGCGCAGTCGCGTGCCCATGCCGATCGCCGAGGCGGCTTCCAGTTCGCCCTTCGAGATCGCCAGGTAGGCGCCGCGAAATACTTCAGCCTGGTAGGAGCCTGAGATGACCCCCACGGCAAGGGCTCCGGCGGCAAAGGACGGCAAGCCAAGGAAGCCGTCGTAGCCCAGTGCCTTGCCGATGGAGGTCAGGGCGCTCGAGCCGCCAAAATAGATGAGATAGATGATCAGCAGTTCAGGCACGCCGCGAAAGACGGTGGTGTAGGCATGGCCGAGCGCCCACAGAAGCCTGTTGCCGGAAAGCTTGGCTGCGGCGACGAGGGTGCCGAGAATGGCGCCGATTGCCAGCGCCGCTGCAGTGACGGCGAGCGTCAGCAGCGT
It encodes the following:
- a CDS encoding ABC transporter permease, encoding MSTLQLLGFGSTGWGALLLVATLLTLAVTAAALAIGAILGTLVAAAKLSGNRLLWALGHAYTTVFRGVPELLIIYLIYFGGSSALTSIGKALGYDGFLGLPSFAAGALAVGVISGSYQAEVFRGAYLAISKGELEAASAIGMGTRLRFRRIILPQVLRLAIPGLGNVWQLSLKDSALISVTGLAELMRTSQVAAGSTRHYFLFFIAGGCLYLILTSLSDQVFNRAERRANRSMPSATMGKA
- a CDS encoding ABC transporter ATP-binding protein; translated protein: MARVNRLSVRNIRKSFGTHEVLRGISLDAEDGDVISLLGASGSGKSTFLRCINLLEVANDGEIWVDGEQIRMIHKNGRSKPESNRQVDHIRSELGMVFQSFNLWSHMTILQNVIEGPIHVLKRPRAEAVADAEALLEKVGIADKRHAYPAHLSGGQQQRAAIARALAMKPKVMLFDEPTSALDPELVGEVLRVMRALAEEGMTMLVVTHEMSFARNVSNRVVFMREGLIDSSGSPEEMFGGGGSPAFRQFIGNFGS
- a CDS encoding ABC transporter permease; its protein translation is MDIAFLSSTMATLLAALPMTLALFITSITLGGLLALGLVWMRTGGNPILSGFAKAYIFVFRGSPLLIQMFLIFYGLGQFGIIRYSFLWPLLREPFVCAVLSLALCTAGYTAEIFRGGIRAVSPKEIEAARSIGMSGFLLVRRILAPIAFRHALPAYSTEIVLMLKSTALASLVTVWEVTGVAQRLISHTYRTMEVFLCAAVIYLVLNFIILQAFGLLEYRLSRHRRAAPQALKA